The following are encoded together in the Culex pipiens pallens isolate TS chromosome 1, TS_CPP_V2, whole genome shotgun sequence genome:
- the LOC128092334 gene encoding uncharacterized protein LOC128092334 gives MKLLQNISELADPDYNRPGPIDIILGSDVFLALLEGGQVKDEGGQTVAQRTVLGWIVAGRYDDQAVVHSNHTIVNLHAEMDLNRTLRQFWEQEENFKPPPLTPSEQQVTEHFSSTLQRDGNGRFIVRLPFDDSKPALGDSLAAATKRLKSMERRFQQHPEFKQDYTAFLREYLELGHMEEVPADQVEKDSSKCYYLPHHAVIKADSSTTKLRVVFDASCATSTGVSLNDRLRAGPNNNADLFSVALRFRSHKVVFCADVAKMYRQVLVHPDDRDYQRIVFREEPDQPIKHYRLCTVTYGTKTAPYLAIESMRAAAKAYDDVYPQAVERIKRDFYVDDFLSGADDTNEATCLKQQVVEILSSAGFELRKWTSNNQELLQEQRTDESAPVLMKFSEQGEAVKALGIQWFPTEDVYGFKVNLPDISFTFTKRQMISDSSKLFDPFGWLAPVLVKIKILYQQLWLFDVNWDDSLPPAVKAEWQEVRSTLHLLENMRIPRYLSPFRGRIQLHGFSDASEQAYAAVVYARSVDANGNISVVLIAAKSRVAPIKQVSLPRLELCGAWLLALLMERITEALSHLVIEHWAWTDSTIVLNWLSTHPRKWKTYVANRTAAILDYLPRSCWNHVLGKENPADLATRGLTPAELLGNPLWLGSAPWMQVDQALWKLRPVPVVDDEDLLETRVVKSLHLVAIPIRENYDEELGLLAKRSSFTLIIRTLACVNRLVRNCRTTKANRQNGELAPAEPFNTRRTHPSWSCCGRNSDLPYDVKHPMILPQNHVATEMLVRELHLRNLHAGPALLTATIYQQYWIVGCQTVVRKVVHGCTRCVRLKGKTANQLLGNLPPARVLATRPFSHVGVDYAGPVKLKAACVRGVKVTKGYIAVFVCLSTKAVHLEVASDLSTNTFISVLKRFVSRRGYPVEIWSDNGTNFVGADRVLQEFVEQIQSNGKEAARFLSNLGIKWTFNPPSAPHMGGIWEAAVKSTKKHLVAELGDEAITFEDLSTILCQVEACLNSRPLCALSSNPDSVEALTPGHFLVGQPMNLVPEPNVQHLPVGRLDHWQALQRRAANIWNRWRDEYLTSLQPRNKWRTPQPNIEVDQLVLVKNDNAPPTQWELARVKEVHPDATGAVRTVTLRRGSTVYQRPIHKLCLLPRN, from the exons ATGAAACTGTTGCAGAACATTTCGGAGCTGGCCGACCCGGACTACAACCGACCGGGTCCGATCGACATCATTCTTGGATCAGATGTCTTTCTTGCGCTCTTGGAGGGAGGGCAGGTCAAAGACGAAGGCGGCCAAACGGTGGCCCAACGCACGGTCCTAGGGTGGATCGTGGCGGGACGATACGACGACCAAGCCGTCGTACACAGCAACCACACCATCGTCAATCTGCACGCAGAGATGGACCTGAACCGCACCTTGCGGCAATTCTGGGAGCAGGAGGAGAACTTCAAGCCACCACCGCTTACTCCTTCTGAACAGCAGGTCACTGAACACTTCAGTTCGACCCTGCAACGCGACGGAAATGGACGCTTCATCGTCAGATTGCCTTTTGACGATTCGAAGCCAGCGCTCGGCGACTCGCTTGCCGCGGCCACAAAACGCCTGAAGTCGATGGAACGTCGATTCCAGCAACACCCGGAGTTCAAGCAGGACTACACCGCGTTCCTGCGCGAGTATTTGGAGCTCGGCCACATGGAGGAGGTACCAGCCGATCAAGTCGAGAAGGATAGCAGCAAGTGCTATTATCTACCGCACCACGCGGTGATCAAGGCGGACAGCAGCACGACCAAGTTGCGCGTTGTCTTCGACGCGTCCTGCGCCACTTCAACGGGAGTTTCGCTGAACGACCGATTGCGTGCCGGACCGAACAACAACGCGGACCTGTTCTCGGTGGCTTTGCGGTTCCGCTCACACAAGGTGGTGTTCTGTGCAGACGTTGCGAAGATGTACCGCCAGGTACTCGTGCACCCGGACGACCGAGACTACCAACGCATCGTCTTCCGGGAGGAACCAGATCAACCGATCAAGCACTACCGTCTCTGCACAGTGACGTACGGAACGAAGACCGCACCGTACCTGGCAATCGAGTCAATGCGGGCGGCGGCCAAGGCTTACGACGACGTCTACCCACAGGCGGTAGAACGAATCAAACGGGATTTCTACGTAGATGATTTCCTGTCCGGAGCCGACGACACGAACGAAGCGACGTGTCTGAAGCAGCAAGTGGTCGAGATCCTCTCGTCGGCGGGGTTTGAACTCCGCAAGTGGACCTCAAACAACCAAGAACTCCTCCAAGAGCAGCGCACCGACGAGTCCGCTCCAGTCCTGATGAAGTTCTCCGAGCAAGGAGAAGCAGTGAAGGCCCTTGGCATCCAGTGGTTCCCGACGGAGGACGTGTACGGATTCAAGGTCAACCTCCCCGACATTTCGTTCACCTTCACCAAACGCCAGATGATATCGGATTCATCTAAACTGTTCGACCCGTTCGGCTGGTTGGCACCTGTGCTGGTGAAGATCAAGATCCTGTACCAGCAACTCTGGCTGTTCGACGTCAACTGGGACGACTCACTGCCGCCGGCGGTGAAGGCGGAGTGGCAGGAAGTGCGGAGTACTCTGCACCTACTCGAGAACATGCGGATCCCACGATACCTCTCCCCCTTTCGTGGTCGAATCCAATTGCACGGATTTTCGGACGCTTCCGAGCAGGCGTACGCAGCCGTCGTCTACGCCAGGTCGGTAGACGCCAACGGCAACATATCCGTGGTTCTAATTGCAGCCAAATCTCGAGTCGCACCGATCAAGCAAGTGTCGCTGCCAAGACTGGAACTTTGCGGTGCGTGGCTGCTTGCACTGCTGATGGAGCGCATAACGGAAGCTTTGTCGCACCTCGTAATCGAGCACTGGGCCTGGACGGATTCGACCATCGTGCTCAACTGGCTCTCCACTCACCCCCGGAAGTGGAAGACCTACGTGGCGAATCGCACAGCTGCCATCCTGGATTACCTGCCACGCAGCTGCTGGAACCACGTCCTGGGCAAGGAAAACCCTGCTGATCTCGCAACGCGCGGGCTCACACCGGCCGAGCTTCTCGGCAACCCACTGTGGCTCGGATCTGCTCCGTGGATGCAGGTGGATCAAGCACTCTGGAAGCTGCGCCCTGTTCCAGTTGTTGACGACGAAGACCTGTTGGAAACCAGAGTAGTTAAATCGCTGCACCTAGTGGCGATCCCAATCCGAGAAAACTACGATGAGGAGCTGGGGCTGCTGGCGAAGCGGTCCAGTTTCACGCTGATCATCCGGACACTGGCCTGTGTCAATCGTCTCGTCCGCAACTGCCGGACTACCAAGGCCAATCGTCAGAATGGGGAGCTGGCCCCAGCCGAGCCGTTCAACACACGGCGTACGCACCCGAGTTGGAGCTGTTGCGGAAGG AACTCGGACTTGCCGTACGACGTGAAGCACCCCATGATCCTGCCGCAGAACCATGTGGCAACCGAAATGCTGGTGCGTGAGTTACACCTGCGTAATCTCCACGCCGGACCGGCGCTGCTGACTGCTACCATCTATCAACAATACTGGATCGTTGGATGCCAGACGGTGGTACGCAAGGTGGTCCACGGATGCACGCGGTGCGTCCGTCTCAAGGGAAAAACTGCCAATCAGCTGTTGGGCAATCTACCGCCGGCAAGGGTGCTGGCGACACGACCATTTTCACACGTCGGCGTTGACTACGCCGGACCTGTCAAACTCAAGGCCGCCTGCGTTCGTGGAGTCAAGGTAACCAAGGGGTACATCGCGGTGTTTGTGTGCCTCTCAACCAAGGCAGTACATCTGGAGGTAGCAAGCGATTTGTCCACGAACACCTTCATCAGTGTCCTCAAGCGATTCGTATCCCGGCGCGGATACCCCGTCGAAATCTGGTCGGATAACGGTACCAATTTCGTTGGCGCTGATCGAGTCCTGCAGGAGTTCGTCGAGCAGATCCAGTCCAACGGCAAGGAAGCAGCGCGATTCTTGTCCAACCTGGGCATCAAATGGACCTTCAACCCTCCCTCGGCACCGCACATGGGCGGTATTTGGGAGGCCGCGGTTAAAAGCACCAAGAAGCACCTGGTGGCCGAACTCGGAGACGAAGCCATCACGTTCGAAGACCTGTCAACAATTCTGTGCCAAGTCGAGGCTTGCCTTAACTCGCGGCCACTCTGCGCTCTCTCCAGCAACCCGGACAGTGTTGAGGCCTTGACTCCGGGGCACTTTCTGGTTGGGCAGCCGATGAACCTGGTTCCCGAGCCCAACGTGCAACACCTGCCTGTCGGACGACTGGATCACTGGCAAGCGCTCCAGAGACGCGCTGCTAATATCTGGAACAGATGGAGAGATGAGTATTTGACGAGCCTGCAACCGCGTAACAAGTGGCGCACACCCCAACCCAACATCGAGGTGGACCAGCTGGTCCTCGTGAAGAACGACAACGCTCCGCCGACCCAGTGGGAGCTAGCAAGAGTGAAGGAGGTCCATCCGGACGCAACAGGAGCGGTACGCACGGTGACCCTTCGGCGCGGTTCAACCGTGTACCAACGCCCGATCCACAAGCTGTGCCTACTCCCGAGGAATTGA